The sequence below is a genomic window from Uranotaenia lowii strain MFRU-FL chromosome 2, ASM2978415v1, whole genome shotgun sequence.
GGAGTCTTCCGAAGCCTGAAGTGGAGACGATATACGTacatattttgatgattttttggtTTACGACTTCGACAATTAATATATAATGTTATTACGATGATTGATTTACTTTGGTACGTTACGTTGCATTGGTGGTATGTTGTACGTTACATTATACCATTCGATTCATACACATTTACGATGATGGGATGATTAATAGTTCCAACCACACTTTATGCGATGTGTGTTTTACCGTTTTACGACTTGAAGCGATCTGATGATAAATTAAcgatttaagtcaccctttatgcgaggtgTGTTACGGTCTTATACAATGTTCAGAGATTTGGACATCGATTGACAGCTTAAGTTACACTCTATAGGAGGTGTGCTGTACTCTTGTACGATGTGAAGTTATTTGATTTTCGATTGATTGTTTAAGCGACACTTTGTGCGAGGTGTAATGTTGTCTTGTACGAAATGGAGCGTAAAAGGATTTTGCGAACCTCTGTATGTAGCATGTTATGTGTAGTATTGTGATTTAAATACGATTCTGAAATAATGATACGCATGCAAATAAAATacaattgaatttaattattattaacgTTTTAATTACCGAATTGAGTacactgatatttttttccacattaaaactatcaattaaaaaatccaGCTTCTGGCAAAGCACCCTTCTAGTAAAATTCTCGCTCATCCGGGCGTGATGCTTCGGATGAATTTAAGTTACTTGTTCTGTTCTTCATTGCAACGTAGTCTAGTTTCTCTTCCACGAGCTCGGGACAACATGCGCGATTCCAGTAGTACCTGTCAGGACAAATTTAACTTTAGTATTATGTTAGATTCTCAAATCTGATTACCACTCACCTGATTTATTTTACTCCAGgggaattaaaacaaaacttcgACATCGATGACAGCAAATTCAATAATCTCCTTCTGGACGATGAATCTCCGAGAATAACCGAAGCCGACATCCTCAGGGCTGACATGCTTGATCTCGCTCCAGCCTACTGCTGGGACCTTCCGAACAGATAGAACTCCTCGGAAATCATTTATAAACCGGTGCGAATCGATCCACCgcgaaaaattggcaaaaaacaaCTTCCCGAAAAAGCCGAAagcaaacaaatcaaatttcataattttttgcgATGATGATTGCACGGTTAAACGCCGCCACTCATTATGTTACACTAAGTGACATTGAATCGCCCCTCTATGCGATGATTGTTTGCAATACTTAAAAGTGAGGAGGAACGATGCTTATGTGAGATTCTTTACGATTCTGTCTGTAGTCAATTACGATTTCGATACGAGAGTAATTTATGTACGAGTAACATGCGCTATAAAATATCTTATGTGATTGTTATAAGATTTTATTTGACATCGGCCGTACTAAATTCGACTTCATCCAACATATCGAAACTTAATCgtatttcatttggtttttaaCATCTTCTACGATTAATATACGATATTATCCAATGTAAAGTGTATATATTTACGATTCCGATTCGAGTCGCATTCATATACGAGTTTTgcgatgatttcttttacgatttcatgttggctgggtaACGCGTCGCTGTACTGAAGCGGTGTTtacgggttcaagtcctgtcagttagccgttgtatctttttcgaaaaattcatgatatttacggcttatgttttttccttctttgatacctcatgtttcttcAATACTTTCCGTCACCTTCGACGATTCGAAGAAAATTTCACTACACAAAATTAGCAAAAGTAACTGGTGTTCGGTggttattaccgaaataccgatATATTTATTTACCACGTGGTTTTATTACCGAGCGCTCGATAATGTTACCGAACACACTGTGAAAGTTTGGTGAATAACTAAGCGGTAAAATTAATTAACGAACTCGTAGTTTCCCGGTAAGCATGTAGCAAGATTGAACTCATCCGGCCCCGTTTGAATTCTTTTGATTctatctttaaaaataaaacgagaaataaaaatccattttcaTTACTCTAAGTACGTCGGTATATTTACAGCGAGATCCGTTTCCATTGAAAGTATGCATTTTATCCTGTAAAACAGAAtcattatgaattaaaattgctTATCTTCAATCATCATAGCCCGGTGGACCGAACCACACCACTCAAAGTGATTAACCCAATAGTTTTATTCCAAAGTATGTCTCAGATACAGGTTAGGAAGAAAGGAACCACAGCTAAAGACCTTAGCAAGCCAGCGAGAGATTAGGAATACTGAATGTTACTTATCGTAATTTCCCGGTGTTAGTAACCGTGTTAGAACCAATTAAAGCTACACCCCCTTTTGCCTACAGGTGAAAAGCCCTCAAAACCGATCTAAACTGTTGTTACTAACGTGATAAACCTTGGAGGAGTTTTTGGATTTGGAAGACTGACCGAAGACGTCGGACAGTTTGCCGTCGCTAGAACCCGAATCATGCAGATCGGCATGGTGATGGAACTCGGAAGGGCTGCCAATAGTGGTATCCCCAGATACCGGTTTTTCCTTCTGACACCTACAGATTCGTAATAGATTTTTATTGGAAAGATAGATTAGCGCACCGGACACGAACACAACTCCGACTACGACTATCGAGATAATTACGGTCAGTTGGATGTCCTCCGGGAGGCTCGAATGAGGTGGAGGGATCTCTAAGCCCTCGTGAGAGACGATGTTATTTCCATGTTTGCAAGGTTGATCTCGACGCCACCAGTTCCAGACGCCACCAAAGTTAGCCGGATTGGCAGCTGGGTCCGCGGGTTTGTTACGGGGTTTAGCTGCAGCCCTTCGATACCTTTCCACCTTTGCCCGCAGCTCCCGGAACTTGTAAGGTTCTCGGGCAGAGATGTCGTTCCGTTCGCATGGATCGTTGATGATGTCAAACAAGCATGCTCGCACCCTCGGATCACAAGATGTAGGATTGAGTGGAGTTTTGCAACTGATGACAGCATGCTTCCGGAGATATTTcatcgaatcttttgtcaaaccCACGGGGGACTGACTACCGACTTCGGATTCTACTATTTTCTTAAAGTACTCATCGTCAGACGGAATTTTATCCGTTGTTGGCAGCACACCAAACCAATCATCGAACGCTCCATCCACAGTAGTCCCATTCACgtatttcaaaccattttccATGTAACTACTGTAACCAGCTTCCTCATCGATCATGTTCAGCACCGCCCTCCTAGGATTTCCGGTATCATACGAAAGCGCTTCCCACTGATCGATGCCGTCGATTTCCGACTGATTTTTCAAATGCGGCAGATGAATTCCAGCTGCTGCTGCCAGGGTCGGAAGCCAGTCGGAGATGTGCACAAACTGATTGGAAACACGTTGCCGTTCCTGGATCAACGGACTCCAAATGGCAGCGACGTTACGCGTTGCCCCTTCCCACGGAGAGTTCTTTTGCTGTAAACGAgagagaaataattttaaacttctagTTAAAATTAGACAACGTAATCCGTACTCCTCTTAATGGGGAATTGGAGCCATAGTTTGCGTGCAATCCCACCGAGGGGGCTCCATTGTCCGACAGGAACAGGATGATGGTgttctttaacatttttttggcgCGCAGCGCTTTGAAGATTTCTCCAACGCTGTCATCCAGCTTGGACATCATGGCTGAAAAGAAATGTGATGAATTAACGGTTTGCGTATATTCTGAGATTCAGTTAACCTGAATACATTTTAAATGTCGGTGGTTTGATTCATACCAAAAGTACAATTTAAGAACGTGAATATTTGAAGTTGATAGTttgttgatgatgattttttgcCCCATAAGTACACATGTACCTACtggaactttaaaattttttttttaaaatgtcctCTTAAATTAAGATTTTGAGACAATAAGCATTTCTGCGGAAACATTACGCTCACAAACTATAGTCAATGTTTTATAATCTAGACTAATATTTACGTTTATTTTGCTCTATGTTAGGTCTGTTTGAGTAAACCATATTAGAATatagaaacaaatttgaaaattagaaacaatataagaaattttactactttctaatttattttttagacTTTATATAAACCGAACTAAACATACAGATCTGAaatcatgattttcaaaaaatagtttcagtCGCAGattgacaatttttaataagGAACTATAAGATTCTAATTCAGTTTAGAATAagatattcatttttctttgatcattttgataaattgtaCAGCGTTCTCAAGCGTTCgtttaatattataaaaattagtcaaacaaatttgtaatctttcctaaagtcaattttttttttaaaaaaagaacactcaattataaaaagctgtttcaaaATCGAATAATTATATCAGAATGGATTTATCCGCttgtattattttgaatttcgatcCAATTCTCATActtatttcagtttttaaagCTGATAAACCTATTTTTTTTGGTCTCATGCaactaatttgaaattaatcttTTAACATTCCagaacttagaagatatttaaaaaaactgacatcTCTCATAACATGTCAGTTGTGACATAACTTGTGAATATACctaaacattttaaacatatGAAGTGTTCGATTATAACGGTTAAATTGTGTTGGTTTATGTATATCGAATATTCAGAAAACAAATATTAAGTGTACCAATTCACATTTAAAGTTCGGCTTTCAATTATTCTACATAGTTATTCAATATATTATTAATATCCATTTTGGTTTCGGTAATGAATGTTTGATTCTGAttctaaaaagtaaattttggaGCATGAATAAATTACGGAATTTACGAAATGCAGATTCTAATAAGTATGTAAAAGTTATACTTATCGTTATCgaatccaaaaattttaatataatttcaaaGGACACCCAAtgtttacaatatttaaaaaaaatcaatgtacaGTCCCAAACTAACACTAAGCATTTTCAAGTTAATTTATTAGTCACACAGGGGAACATTACTTTTGGTAGCAATGTTTATATAACTAAATTTGGAAGATTTTCATAATCACTTCTAGTTTTAGTGATAAAccgtttgaaagttttaaattattgaggtttgagaaaaattatcaatattcatacattttcaaaaatgatgaaaaattttagagaaaacatTAGAATTAAGGAAAGGATGAACATAAGCcataaaaaccttgaatttttcgaaaagttcataatatttacggcttatatttttccatttcttgATTCTTATGCTTCTCTTAAATGTTTTACcgtcttttaaaatttaatgattttcaggtacaaaatgTAGACGAAAGACGTATTCAGAACATTATATTTGAAagcaaaatatcatttttgtcattattgtcagttttttcatttttgtaatttttgtcgtttatgtcatttttgtcgattttgtaatttttgtcacttttgtcatttttgtcgatatcgtcattttttgtcatgtttgtaatttttgtcatgtttttcatttttgtcatgtttttcatttttgtcatgtttttcatttttgtcgtttttgtcatttttgtcatttttgtcacttttgtcatttttgtcatttggtcatttggtcatttttgtcatttttgtcatttttgtcatttttgtcatttttgtcatttttgtcatttttgtcatttttgtcatttttgtcatttttgtcatttttgtcatttttgtcatttttgtcatttttgtcatttttgtcatttttgtcacttttttcatttttgtcacttttgtaacttttgtcactttcgtcatttttgtcgtttttgtcatttttgttatttctgtcatttttgtcatttctagcattttgtcattttcaacattattgacatttttttcatttttgtcgtttatgtcatttttgtcactcttgtcttttttgtcatttttagcattttttgtcatttttgtcatttttgtcatttttgccattttccccatttctgtaatttctgtcatttttgtcagttttagtatttttgtcgtgtttttcattattgacatttttttcatttttatcgtttacgtcgttttttgtcatttttttcactttcgtcatttttgtcatttttgtcattatttttgtcattattttcattttatatttatgtatttttatgcattttttatgtatatttatgtattttttatgacaattttgtcatttttgccatttttaccatttctgtcatttttgtcatttttgtcagttttagcatttttgtcgtgtttttcataattgacattttttcatttctgtcgtttatgtcatttttgtcagttttgtcacttttgtcagttttttcattttttttttcagttttgtcacttttgtcatttttgtcattattttcattttatatttatgtattttttgtaatttgtgtaatttttgtaattttttgttatattcgaaatttttgtatttttttgtaatttttgtcatttttgccatttttgtcgtttgtgtaaaatttgacattttaatcagtattgtaatttttgtcatttctgtcagttttgtcatttttttcatttctgtcgtttatgtcatttttgtcacttttatcatttttatcgttcacttttgtcacttttgtcatttttgtcacttttgtcatttttgtcatttttgccatttttgccatttttgccatttttttcatttttgtcatttttgtcagttttgtcatttttatcatttttgtcattttcgtcaattttgtcatctttgtcaatttttgtaatttttgagatttttgtcatttttgtaatttttttattcttgtaatttttataaattttgttattattattattcttttattttttgtggtttttttaattctttaatttttgaaatttttgaaattttggtaaatttagtaattattgtcatttctgtaatttttgttatgttttatttttttttttttttgttttatattttttgtcatttttgaaatttttgtcatttttgaaatttttgtcgtttatatcatttttgtcgtatttgtcatttttgtcacttttgtcatttttatcacttttgtcacttttgtcatttttgtcatttttgtctttttggtcatgtttgtcattttcgtcgcttttgtcatttttgctatttttgtaatttttatcattaatgtcatttttgcaatttttggtcaattttgtagtttttaacatttttgtcagttttgccatttttgtcagttttgtcattttttgtcatttttgtcattttttgctattttttgttatttttgtcatttttgtcttttttgtcattattttaatttttgtcatttttgccattttattcatttttgtcatttttgtcagttttgtcattttgttatttttgaaggaatttttGTCTCGATCaagcaattattgcaaaaacagccTCTATTTCTGtcgttttattcaaagttttaaatcctGTAAAACACCcgtgtttgaatttttgtcttGATCCGATACATAAAAatgtaattattgcaaaaacgttgaaaaattaatatggaCGGCCCATTTTCCTACCCCTTGTctaaaatttgacacctgaaatcaattccCCATGCTGTAAAACTCCCATGAGTCAATTTTCATAACTACCGGATGCATAATCACAacgatatcgtgaaaaaagtgtATAGTTTATATGAACGGCTCCTTTTGCCGACTCCTGacccaaaatttgacacctgaaatcgattgatcgtCTCTCAAAACTTACATGTGCatattttcatatcaatccaatgTATTATTACCTCAATATCGCCAAAACATTGAAGCGTTGTTTGATTGATTTGTTGTTAAGCGTATGATATGGACGgccctttttttcttttcatacgAGTTTGAATATGGAAATTGCATCTAATCTAAGTTGGAAATACAATACCAAGATACATATCAGGATTTTGTCCCAATCGTACAAAACCCGagacttttatttcaaaattttccccaaaatccggccaatatttagcaaaatttggaaatttttctatATAAATTATATAGGAAAAcatttgcaaaattgttttcaaaatttttaattataaagaCTCAATTAGCATTTTTGTTCAATCATGCAAATAAAGTGGAAAAATGATTTCTAAGGTTTGGTTTAGTCttttgtcaagattgtcaatcttgaatcattttagtcgttcttaaaaaattgattagcaaattgaaattttaagtttaaagaaGAACATTTCGCTTTGCAATTTTGGACTCACACGAGGAGAAAGTTTAAGATATTTCTAGAtttcgaaataaacaaaaaattttataatcttgCTCTTGTGATTAAAcggaaactttaaatttcaagtaacttatttttttcctcttgtacCTTTAAGGAaactcaagcaaccaaaagtcccacaTCTTTTAAACGCGTGCCTCCATAGTTcaaatttcgctgaacaaaggatccaaagggaattggtaacGAATTTTTCTCGAAGGCGAGCATGATAGTTTAAAAATGTTCCGCAAATAGCCTTTCTGTGACAATCGTCAATCGCATCATTCAGTTTTAAAGTTACAAATAGGTTCTCCAATAGCCTTCTActgacttgaagttccaaaaagttcagttcagtttaactcaaactgagttttgaactaaatttcttgaccgttcagttacacgaaaaatttcgccgcattccatttctcgttcgtaaagttttgtaaacaggacgtgcgaactgtcaccacaaaagggcaGGTGCGGATCTAGAGATTGCTCCTAGGGGGGggtgatttagtaaattttcaaaaagtatgGTCAAAGTTTTTTGAGTgattgggacaaataaaaactgtgacacgaaaaatgttgatgattaAGATAAAAAGAATTCAGCAGCATGTAGATAATGTTgaagacaattaaaaaaaaaagtttgttcaaagAATTCTGTACATCTATTTGTCTTATGCAGTCTTATGCAGTCTTATGCAGTCTTATGCAAAACgcagacaaatgtttttttcactgctatgaagttgaatttaagtttatttatctAGTTGGGGATATGGAATGACCATTTGGTTATATTCATCAGATTAGAAATCCATAagcaattgaatttgaaaaattgtactttatttatttttagtaaaaaataaatctgttggtatgatttcaaattactcaaatgagcatctctggttttatggttaaaaacaagttttattaattttgaaactatgACAATATTCGGGTAAAAAGCCATCTACACaagtctcaattttatttaatcgaaatattttctcttttgagtTCCAATTCTAAACCGTATGCTGCTTCATTACTTATCGAAAACCGTCAATGTATTGATTCGatagttttacatatttttcacttgaagttctattaaaatatcaatttaaagacctgaatcaaaaaacaatctaaaacaaataaacatttagAACACAAATAAGTACGTATCTagacaaataaaatatagattgcTTATCATTAtacttaattttttgaataggTTTGCTGAATAGATTCGTCTATTTCTATATTATCGAATACTTACAGCGTTTTTTTTGCTgtcagttttgaaaaacaagtctGTGGCTTAGTAACAAGATTTAACAATTGAACAGTTTTATTAACTCCACCAGTGAGGTTGACTACAAAAAGACGgacagaatttacaaaaacaacCTTGCTCAGTTTTAGAAAAAACTAGCCAACTTTTGAATGTTTGCAAATGCTTTGCACTGGTGGTTAGATATTTCTAGCCGTACGTAGAACAATTATTGAAACATATAacatataaaaacatttttttagaaaaccatCAAGTTTGGTAAACATGCATAAATAAGAAATCACTTTAtgatcaacttgaaaataaatgttggcttTTTTGAGGCCTTttaaagaaatcattcagaattagTCACTATCAACCGACGTTTCTGGTACTGGCGCTTACAACAACTCTGGATATCGGTTAATAAAGAAAACCAAACTGCTGTCATGCTTaaggaaatttgttaaaaagtgAGGagcaaaatttatctttttgcaTGCCCGAAGCCAGCACGAAGTTATACGCGCGCATACTGTTTATACTCAattcaagcatatttttaagcagCTGTAGAATTCTTATGCACGCGTAAAAATGGTAAATGCcaatgttaagatattttgacacataaaaaaattatatttcatctaaattgagttgaaaaattGGAGATCATTTTactgatgatttattttttccgcttgggcggggggggggggtggggggggggggggtgatcacccccataCCCCCCCGTAGATCCGCGCATGCAAAAGGGAacatacgtcatcgtgaatcgacccataaTTTACATGCGTCTtcgctgctggccgctggctgcctTTGCAGGACAGCTAGGACAGCTTATCTGTGAGCTTattaccacttcgaattttagctgctgGTAAGGCAACATCAAGGCGTAACCTCGTGGCAGCCTATTTGGATATCATCTCGAAGGATCGCGGTTTAAATCTGGCAAATATGTAAGATGAATTGAGGTGATGgtaggaataaagatggatgccgagcaaccggcagcaccacaagGGCTGGTGGtgacctgggggaggaagactgaaattcgatgtatcgttttctgtttcgtttttttactgttcggcagaAAGCCAgcaattttgaaaagatttgtattcgttcaaattttaacttacgATGAtcagtttcaaaaataatcatcgAAATTGAATACACCAGCTAGATTATCCAATACCAGTCTGTCAACTCTGTCGGaaatataaactttgaactatataaaaatgttgttcggtcCATGGGAACTACCCAAAATCTAAATCAGTTATTTTCCCCTATTCCTTAGTTCTCTTTCCCTTAGAGGCAGTTAAGAGAGTTTTAAACTTGAGTAGTATTTAAGGAAAAGCAAACACACACTGCACTCAAAATGGTATCACCGTTTAAAGACCGTCAACAGTTTTCAAACTTCTTCGGTCTCAGTAAAgtcgaataatttaaaaaaaaatgctatttttagaacaaccaataatcaaacaatttttatttatcagcttcaaaaattccaacgaaatttgagcgactcaatacgcctgatcatgcaagaatttgccagaacaaaacaaaacctaattaaatcattgttttatgtaaaacaagtgcttttcagcatcaaacaagttttattgaaaatcactaaataagaaagtaaaattttgaaccttcacaCTACTGGTCggagattgatgagagaaatttgacgtttgaaagatttttttctttttttattcagtcttcctcccccaggtggTGACGGAAATAAGACAGGAAAGGAgagatgttttttgtttttgctgattaaacgattAGGTACTTGTGAGCTGAACAAAAAGCCTTTCATATCTTAACGAGACCTTTGGGTAATGTCCAGATTTTGTTCAGAGTTGCccttttttcctaatttttctaaaaatgctCCTGAATTGCCCGACCTTGTGGATAGGTGTGGCAGAAAGTATAATATGCTttaggttaaagatcatcgttcttttttttaaatttttttaacaactattttaaagatattttgcttaaattcgaccttcatcttaTTTGGTATAAAATAGGCGATTTCAAATTGcatggcacctgtttcgacatgttttttCCCAGATTGCatagttattggtgacattttgaaaatcagagaaTCAGAGAAGAAAAAGATCTTTTAATACATCATCTGGTAATATCACTATTTTTCAGCTGAAATGGCAGCAAAATGTACACCCAATAAATATGTGagcactagagtgccccaaatgacccgatttttgaaaaagttatgcgctgcaggctaaaactgatcctaggcctagaacatgatctcatgccaaatttgggccagaagtttgtatgggattttgagacctcttgttcgggagaaacatgaaaaaccgtttttcatcaataactttggtttccgttggccgatttctttcgaaaacggtttttctcaaagggggcatccataaattacgtaacgttCCTAGgtgggggagggagtaagctcgagcgttacgaattgtggcATAGGGGAgaggggaggtatgctcatcgttacgtaacgatgttttccttaaaattttagtttaatcgcagctatttttatgtcatgcaatttttgcagaatcaGATGCAAACAACTCTtctcgtaataagacaatcaatttattttatcagagagttatgaatgagtagggctaggtggggtaattatgaacaaaatttcttcatttggcacacttacagccaccatatgttaatttcttatcacaaactttgaaaagctaccatcaatgaatgtttccgtgctcttaatcattctgtagaacaacttttgttttttggtcgcaACCTCTGTCCTTgggacgtctgttcataattaccccgtctgttcatatttacccccctgtctagggggtaattatgaacacggatcacggacttggtataaaatttttgaaaggtaACAGTATTTACacgttacatttacccatagtaagcagtgtatggggattttttacttaaaaaaatatgttcataattaccccaaactctgttcataattaccccggactatgttcatatttaccccgagacttgtccaatatgatttatatggtgtcagaaaacctcaattcaacaccaaataatgaaaataattagcagtaacaagaaaatgggttgttttataaaaactcaatccaatttatttattaaactttgcaaaataaacaaatgtaatcaaaattaagctgtaaaacaatataaaaatagatatttagtgttctttttaacactaaacataccgacactttgtatatacctattcataccgcgagcggtcaaatgacggtttacactgttttcgctataACTTTCTTGtatctcaaccgatttctttaaaatttatagttttgaaaagcttataacgtgactcaaatatgtttctcagaaagttttcagctacaatcaattatttcaaagttattctaagtccaagaaattttttatgaaaaaacatgcttcaggaaaattgctataaatcagttatttagtgctcgaaaaaaatttcacttagtgcctgagaaagctgaagttagaggctatatgttgcacatacggaaatttttattaaattttttttaagatcatgaccacaaaaaatgtaaaaaagttgtgtaaaacccgtacttttcaatcaatcaaccgccaaagctgttcctgttacagtagagaaaatttaaaaagtgaattggaaagggGACGTAATTTgccacattttggcatctttagattttgtgaaatacgaaatacataatttatgacgaattttcaaaggtagctgtttttcaaacatttcatcaattcggatttttgat
It includes:
- the LOC129744731 gene encoding arylsulfatase B-like isoform X1; translated protein: MHRTGQNHRIAGVLLLLLGTLCSGNLYQQHERPHIVIIMADDLGWNDVGFHGSNQIPTPNIDALAYDGIILNRHYTAPMCTPSRAAMMTGRNPVNVGMQHYVIDTDEPWGLGLDQKIMPEYFKEAGYRTHLVGKWHLGFFAQQYTPLRRGFDSHVGYYAPYIDYWDYTNKMNDPEKKYVGYDLRNNWDIDLDANGTYATDHFTNAASKIIAQHNEKDPLFLMVNHLAPHAGNDDYPMQAPQATIDKFGYIADENRRIYAAMMSKLDDSVGEIFKALRAKKMLKNTIILFLSDNGAPSVGLHANYGSNSPLRGQKNSPWEGATRNVAAIWSPLIQERQRVSNQFVHISDWLPTLAAAAGIHLPHLKNQSEIDGIDQWEALSYDTGNPRRAVLNMIDEEAGYSSYMENGLKYVNGTTVDGAFDDWFGVLPTTDKIPSDDEYFKKIVESEVGSQSPVGLTKDSMKYLRKHAVISCKTPLNPTSCDPRVRACLFDIINDPCERNDISAREPYKFRELRAKVERYRRAAAKPRNKPADPAANPANFGGVWNWWRRDQPCKHGNNIVSHEGLEIPPPHSSLPEDIQLTVIISIVVVGVVFVSGALIYLSNKNLLRICRCQKEKPVSGDTTIGSPSEFHHHADLHDSGSSDGKLSDVFGQSSKSKNSSKVYHVSNNSLDRF
- the LOC129744731 gene encoding arylsulfatase B-like isoform X2 translates to MHRTGQNHRIAGVLLLLLGTLCSGNLYQQHERPHIVIIMADDLGWNDVGFHGSNQIPTPNIDALAYDGIILNRHYTAPMCTPSRAAMMTGRNPVNVGMQHYVIDTDEPWGLGLDQKIMPEYFKEAGYRTHLVGKWHLGFFAQQYTPLRRGFDSHVGYYAPYIDYWDYTNKMNDPEKKYVGYDLRNNWDIDLDANGTYATDHFTNAASKIIAQHNEKDPLFLMVNHLAPHAGNDDYPMQAPQATIDKFGYIADENRRIYAAMMSKLDDSVGEIFKALRAKKMLKNTIILFLSDNGAPSVGLHANYGSNSPLRGQKNSPWEGATRNVAAIWSPLIQERQRVSNQFVHISDWLPTLAAAAGIHLPHLKNQSEIDGIDQWEALSYDTGNPRRAVLNMIDEEAGYSSYMENGLKYVNGTTVDGAFDDWFGVLPTTDKIPSDDEYFKKIVESEVGSQSPVGLTKDSMKYLRKHAVISCKTPLNPTSCDPRVRACLFDIINDPCERNDISAREPYKFRELRAKVERYRRAAAKPRNKPADPAANPANFGGVWNWWRRDQPCKHGNNIVSHEGLEIPPPHSSLPEDIQLTVSEGKTGIWGYHYWQPFRVPSPCRSA